The genome window AACGGCGTCAGATGCTGAGAATTCACTGTGGGAGACCCAGACATGTTTCCTATTTGTGTAAGAGAGCATTATCAGTAAGTGGATGGTTTGGAAGGGGCGTCGTTGTGGGTCTTCATTTTGCAGTCTGGTGGAATTTTGTAGTATGCAGGCTAGTGGGGCATTCGGAGATGACATCACTCTGATGGACTGCAGGGGAACTTAAGGGCAGGCACACTCTTAGTCAAGGTTCCAGTAGAGCATGTGTAACCATCGACAGGGAGAgtcaccatattgtgcaccaagcactttGTAATCGCCTCACGTCCACTCCTGCTATCCGAGATCGAGTATTGGATTCCATACAAGATTCTGTGTCATCCTGAATCATTGACTGGATACTTGTAGCATCCGCAGTAGTGAATTACCGTAACGTGAGTAGGCTACCATTAACACCACAGCAGAAACGGATGCATTTCGGGTGGTGCTGTTACTGAATGCATGGACTACTGATGAATAGCACCGCAATGTGTTCTGTGATGAATCGGGCTTCTTCTCTGTCCCATATGGCCACTGTCAGTTAGAAGTGCCTTTCATCCAATGGTTTGGAGAGGCACTCatgtgttatacactactggccattaaaaatgctacaccacgaagatgacgtgctacagacgcgaaatttaaccgacaggaggaagatgttgtgatatgcaaatgattagcttttcagagcattcgcacaaggttggcgccggtcgcgacacctacaacgtgctaacatgaggaaagtttccaaccgatttctcacacacaaacagtagttgactggcgttgcctggtgaaacattgttgtgatgcctcgtgtaaggaggagaaaagcgtaccatcacgttttcgattttgataaaggtcgaattgtggcccatcgcgattgcggtttatcgtatcgcgacattgctgctcgtgttggtcgagatccaatgactgttagcagaatatagaatcggtgggttcaggagggtaataagcaaCGCCGTGATGGATTCCatcggcctcgtatctctagcagtcgagatgacaggcatcttatccgcatggctgtaacggatcgtgcagccacgccttgatccctgagtcaacagatggggacgtttccaagacaataaccatctgcacgaacagttcgacgacgtttgcagcagcgtggactatcagcccggaaatcatggccgcggttacccttgacgctccatcacagacaggagagcctgcgtggtgaactcaacgacgaacctgggtgcacgaattgcaaaacgtcattttttcggatgaatccaagttcagtttacagcatcacgatggtcgcatccgtgtttggcgacatcgcggtgaacgctcattggaagcgtgtattcgtcatcgccatactggcgtatcacctggcgtgatggtatggggtgccattggttacacgtctcggtcacctcttgttcgcattgacggcactttgaacagtggacgttacatttcagatatgttacgaccagtggctctacccttcattcgatccctgcaaaaccctacatttcagcaggataatgcacgaccgcatgttgcaggtcctgtaagggtctttctggataaagaaaatgttctactgctgccctgaccagcacattctcgagatctctcaccaattgaaaacgtctggtcaatggtggccgaggaacaggctcgtcacaatacgccagtcactactcatgatgaattgtagtaccgtgttgaagctgtacctgtacacgccatccaagctctgtatgactcaatgcccagccgtatcaaggccgttattacagccagaggtggttgttctgggtactgatttctcaggatctatgcacccaaattgcgtgaaaatgtaatcacatgtcagttctagtataatatatttgtccaacgaatacccgtttatcatctgtatttcttcttggtgtagcaattttaatggccagtagtgcagaaggCGTCAGGGTGTGGAGATCCATCGGATATGGCTTCAAGACACGGCTGGTGGTGATTGGAAGAACTCCGACGGCACAGCGGTACAGCGTGGACATCTAGCGTCCTTATGTGTCACCACTCAAATGATGGAATCTCGGTGCATATTTCAACAGGAAAATGCCCGTCATGATCGTCTGTCCTAGAATTATCTACGTGATGTTGAGATGCTCCTGTAGTCAGCTAAACCTCGGATCTGACACTGGTGGAACACGGGTGGGACGAGCTGGGACTTCGCCTGATCACCAGTATCCAGCATATCAAGGACAACCTACTATAGCTGCGGGTCAGACATCTTCCCCATCCGAATCGCAGTACACATTCAGCCAGAGGCTGATTCAGTTTGATACTGGTAAGTGAGCTGGTGCTGCTGATTCTTTGTCAATTTgacttgagccggccgctgtggccgaacggtgctaggagcttcagtccggaactgcgcgacttttatggtcgcaggttcgaattgtgcctcgggtgtggatgtgtgtgatttctttaggttagttaggtttaagtagttctaagttctagggggttgatgacctcagatgttaagtcccatagtgctcagagccattttgtctcgattttgtaattactgaaaataCAACACATACCCTCTCAACATTTTAGTTTCAGTTCGTTTCTTCGCCCTTACGTCTGCTTCACTTATATTTTAAGGTAGTCTACACTATTCGAGTATAGCTGTTTGTGTGGCCTCATTACTATCTGACTGGCAAACCGTTACTGAAAGCTGGGATTATTACATTGCACGCTTCTGTCCTCTCGCCCCATTTGCGGAATTCTCACATTCTACGCGACCGCTCACTATCATTTAAGGGATACCACATCACCATTCCTTCCTCCGATTGTGCTGTACTACGTAATGTCGTGATATGGTAATAGATACCCAGGAAGTAATACACGGTTCAGATGATGTTTTGCTTCACACGTTTATTTcgtcagagattgtacagagtttcctgGCGGTTGTCGCCTGCCGCTGGCCTCCTCTCCTGCTCGGTACGCTTCTCACGAGCTGGCGGTGCTGTTGCTGCTGGAGACGCTGGAAGTGCTGGAGTCGCTGGAAGTGCTGGACGAGGCGTCGCTGCTCAGCTTGGACTTGACGCTGTCGAACAGCGCCTGGGTGGAGCTCAGGGCCTTTAAACAAGCGCAATATTTACCGTCGCACACCGCCGATGGCTGAGAATGTGTATCAGACGAAGAGTCTCTGCTCGTGTAAATTACACGGTGGAAGAAATTTCGCGGATGGCGGACAGTAAATGAAAGTTAACACCGACACTCAGTGACAGCATCGAAGGAACCTTCAGTATTGCATAAAGAAGtgttaacaatatgatttatttcaTTAAGTGGAGTGGTCTAAGTACCAAACATCTGATCAATTTATTGCGCATAAAGACGATTTGATGCTATAAGATTTGTTGATTGCTACCATTTCACTAAACATATTTGCAATCGGCTTTTAACGGTGGATTACTTGCACTCTTGTCTATAAAAAAAGAcattgattttgaaacttcctggcagactaaaactgtgtgctggaccgagactcgaactcggaacctttgcctttcgctggcaagtgctctaccaactgagctatccatgcacgactcacggcccatcctcacagctttacttctgccagtatctcgtctcctaccttccaaactgtacagaagctgtcTCAATCGAGTATTCGCTGCCATAAAGTAGCACTAGCATGACGTTGTTTTACAGAAGTTCAATTTTCTGGCTTtattaactttattttttaaatttttgtttgtagtttcccATGTGTGTTGgaatttatttgttttcttttccgtGCCAGACTTGCTTAAGCATCTTGTTTACTTTAACAGTCTCAGATCGGACAGGGATTTATCTTAGTGAATCATCAGTTTAGCTTTAGTAGCAGTTAAGTTTAGAGTCTCTCGTTTGTAATACAATTACATAACCTGCATACACCAAGtcacttaattttattttccatttcaggTCTGCAACGTGAATGTTAAGAAGAATCGGTGAAATGTTGCATTCTAAACTGACATCTTGATTTATTACCATCTAACCTGGTTTTGAAGTGGCTACTTTATGATTATTTTGGCGTCATCATGTATACTTTTGTTTACCTCCTTAAGGTGCATGGGGTATCTTTGCCTATCCATTATTGTCTATAATCTATTTCTGATCAAGGTGTCAGAGGCTTtttgaaatggaaaaaagtaatacGTGTTTCCGTTCTGACTTCTCGTCGCCTTTCTAAAATTCTCTTGATGATGAAAATTTTTATCACTGTACAAGCGTTCTTTCCTAAACCCACTTTGCTCTTCTCCCAATCAGCCATTTGTTTTCACTTTCAAagaattatttattgtttttgagtAATCTTTATAAGCCTAGTTCCTGAGAGTTTTACCCCTGTAATCATCCCACTCATTTctttggccatttttaaactcagAAACTGCCTCAGCGGTTTTCCAGACAGCAGGGATTTTATAACTTCGCCGGCACTCACTGAATAGATCTAACAGTCTCAGTTCGCGCATCGTCCCTCCATACTTAATAAGTTCAGCAGTTACTCCATCTGCGCCACAACTCTTGAGATCTGTCATACTTTTCAGATCCTATTGAATCTCATCTAAGATTAGCGAATCTAGAACCTTATTATAACGGGGTGTTGGGTAGTCTGTATTCATTGCAGCAGTCTCGCAGAACCTTAACTTCCTATAAGGCTGCATCCACTGTTATTCATTAATTACCTTAATTCTAGCATTATCTCTCTACGAgtgatttcaattttttctttgctAAATTTGCAAATGGGACGGAAGAGGAAACGTCTATCAGCTGTACAAGGAAtcaatgttaaaaaaatatatcggctcaaccacttgtgtAAAGcgctaagattgacgcgtttcgtaagtcaagcttccatcatcagaataataaaaagaaaagggacctgttaaaactcgctgaaAATGGAAcatgcaataggcacaataaaactgatagtaaaatgtgttgatacaaaataattcctgccataataatagccagaaactttctgcttttagatctttgatagatagagccttcagagtccctatgaatgaagaagacagaatgactgagctgaacatcgtgaaacaactagccagagctaatgtatatcaccaaaacgttgtcaataaattaatacggCAGGAACAGCgcgcgaatgcaaggaagaatgccgcaaataatattacgagagtcacaataccatacttcggtgatatttcgcaaaaagtggctaacattttcaaaacttttaaagttgataccacttttcagaccaataatacgctgcgatttaaactaagaaataatttatagcaagaaagcgataaatatgagagagctggggtctataaaattcagtgtaacacgtgcaaggcaagctatgtaggccaaactggtaggtcctttaaagtacgttacaaagaacatagcgatggctaatggttcaaatggctctgagcaccatgggacttaacttctgaggtcatcagtcccctagaacttagaactacttaaacctaactaacctaaggacatcacacacagccatgcccgaggcaggattcgaacctgcgaccgttgcgatcgcgcagttccagactgtagcgcctagaaccgctcggccaatacagccggccgaacatagcgatgctttccggcttaataatttcgaaaagtcagctgtagccacacATATTTGgaaaacgggacaccccatgttgggaatagatcaggatctcgttattttacatagacaggacaaaggaaaaaagctggatctactagaacagctggaaattacgatacatagcgtggataatcagaacacactgaatgaacagctacctggtgatacaaataactttttcaaacatttcactggtttcttttagtaaatacatttttagcaattggcaggataccctCATTTCATGaagtccttggaacatgtatacgttatctgtttgtatagacatctctgtgacttccttgtttacttgcggttgagctcactcgcgtttcagtgtcgtgtttggttaCGTGGTGCGTGGTATCAaagaagacgcacgggcggtttacgacgatagaggagagagccatgtggttagatgttgaacaccataggcgacaccattttagagtttttttatattttgacgactatgtggagatgcaccttggaagacacggctgcaacaagcgaagtagccacgatgttttaattttattatcaattttattgtgcctggtgcgtGTTCcatttagcgagttttaacaggttcttttactttttattattctgatgatggaagcttgacttccgaaacgcgtcaatcttagttggttggttggttgtttcggggaaggagaccagacagcgaggtcatcggtctcaccggtttagggaaggacggggaaggaatccggccgtgccctttgaaaggaaccatcccggcatttgcctggagcgatttagggaaatcacggaaaacctaaatcaggatggccggacgcgggattgaaccgtcgtcctcccgaacgcgagtccagtgtctaaccacggcgccacctcgctcggtgtcaatcttagtgttttacactataaacaagtggttgagcggatatttttttaacattgacattcacaaccacgacctctcatccagtatggataaaataaaaaaaaatgtacaagGAGTCCTCCGCTATGCTCCGTACACTGGGTTGTGGAGTATTCGTGCAGATCTAGCAAGGATTACTCGCAATTCTGTCGACGGAACGAAACCGAAGCGTACCTCCTCGATGGAGGAGACGACCATCTGCGCCTTGGCGGAGGAGTCGTCGGCGGCGGCTGTGTTGAGGGCCTGCACGGCGGCGGCGGCCTGCTGCATCGCCTGCTCGGCACTCGCGATGTTGTCCTGCGTCGCGTTGCCCACGGCGGCCACCGCCGTCTCCATGGCGGACACCGCGCTCGACGCCTTGTCAGCCAGGTCGGACGCCGCGTCGGAGAACGCGCTCTCCACCAGCGACTGCAACAGCACGGCGGACACGTCAGCCGATACCGGGCTCTCTACCGTCTCACACGTCTGAACCCCAGAACCCTCGGTTACCACAGTGCACGCGCAGATGTACTATGATTGTAGACACTACTGACGCTCTCGCCTCAGCGCATCATCTAGGATTTTATACGTACGCTGTTCACACATTTGAAACTCATACACAGTTTTGAATATAACAGACAATGCCATGCCCTTTTATATCATTatcataattattaaattatttattagttAAACGGACAAACAGATACAGTGGAAATAACAAAGCCAAACACTGGCACGCCAAAAGTTTATTCAAGCCTTTTCCCAGGTTTCGAAAGATATAAaccccatggttccttcgcagttgtcttctttttacatacgtttttctttccaacttctcctattgccccttttagagatgtccattcctcttcaactgtactgcctactgagctattccttactgctgtatctatagcctcagagaacttcatttGTGTATCGTCATCCcttcgtacttccgtatcccacttctttgcgaattgattcttcctgactaatgtcttgaacttcagcctactgagCATCAGcgctgcattgtgatctgagtctgtatctgctactcggtacgccttacagtccactatctaatttcggaatgtttgtctgaccatgatacaatctaattgaaaccttcccTTATCACCCGGTCTAtcccaagtatagctcctcctctcgtgattcttgaacagagtattcgctattactagctgaaattgattgtagaactcaattagtctttctcctctctcattccttcaccagtccccatattctcctgtaaccttttcttctactccttcccctataactgcgttCCATTCCACCatcactattacattttcatctcttttTACATTCTCTActtccctttcaatatcctcatatactttctctatctcttcatctccagcAAGAGATGTtgacatgtatatctgaactattgttgtcggttttggtttgctatcgattgttATAAGAACAAAACTATCACTAACCTGATCACTGTAAtatactctttgccctacctttctattcgtaACGAATTCTAATCcggttataccgttttctgctgctgttgatattactctatattcatccgaccagaaatccttgccttctttccatttcacttcactctaGATTGAGCCCTTGTAGttcccttttcaggtttaatagcttccctaccatgttcaagctactgacattccacgccccgtgtcgtagaacgttatcctttcgttgcatTAGCTAGTGCAAGTGCAAGTACAAGTGAAAGTGCATTAGAAGTGAAAACGAATCGGCACGTTTACGAGCAATTATACGTTTTGTTTCATCTCATTATTCTTCGAGAGTATTTGAAACTTTATTCCCGAGCAGTTGTCGTTGTCTGCAGTAGTAAGTAGAGCACATGGCCACACAAATAAATCATTTTTCTTCGCTGAAAGCAATTCAAAATATAGGTAGTCTGAGAACTTGCCAATTCGCTGACAACCGTACTGCATCTGTACACTTAATCGCCAGTCATCGATAAGAGCGTACACTTTCGACATCAGCCTTGTGGTCGGTGAGAAAATTGAGGACATTACAATGGGTTATGGCAGTTTTGAGCTACTTAGATATGGCGAAACGACATCTAATGTCTCCGGGAACGACCAATAAACATTTTGTCTGTAACAAAAGTTGTTCTCCGTGACGTGATCTATCACTCCTAAAGGTCCCATGTAAGGACTTGTAGACATCCTGCACATGTTCAGTAATCAGAATCTTACAATTGACAAACCTTAGCTCAAAACTAGCAATGAATCATTAATTATAACTATGAATTAGAGCGCGATTTCACTTTCAGTGTCCTACGATCATTTGTGTAGCGAACGACAGCTGCACCTCGCTCTCTAAATTTTAAGGTTTGCCTTGTTCATTTCGACCACTGACATAGAATATTTACCACGATGATAACAGTTTAGGGTTCCCTGGATGTTTTGTCGGCCAGTATTGGTCCATACAAGGTAATTTTGTACACACAAAATTATTATGTCGATCATTTCGATCGATACCTTCTGCAAACGCGCCACATATTCTTCGAACActttgccctctctctctctctctctctctctctctcgttttccaCACACAACACTGCCTGTAAATTACTGAAAACTGGTGTGCACGATGCCAAATATCACAAACAGTTACCTTTTCTGGTAGTTAATTTCCCCATATCTCAGCATGCCAAGCAAAATCGTTTCACGTCAAAGGATTCGTCTACTTACCTCAATTTTGTTCAGCTGTGTAGACATAGAGTTCAAAGCATCTTTTACTTTGGCAGCCATGGCGTCGTTAAATGCCTCTGCGCTGTTGAAGATGTTGTCCGCAACGTTCTTCGCAGTGCTTGCGGCGTTGTTCATAGCATTCGTGATCGCATCAATCATGCTTTCAATGCCTGAAGAGGAACTCTGTCAAAAAGCAACAAATATCAATCATTGACTCGGGTATAGTTTACGATACTCTCCAGCAAAGTCACTCTCAGCTAAAGCATTACTTTATAATGGACACTAAACCAAAGACGGATTTATTAGATGTGCTTGAATCGCTAACGAAACCTGATACCTAGTTGTGAATACTGAATATTCCGATACCACGAACGAACATATGCCAGATGCAGAGCCACTACTGTGCAAAAGGAACTCTCGCTTCTGTTTACAGTGATACTGCAGCTGCAAAAGGCATTGCATAGCAACATGCATTCGGAAAACCCTTAGAATTACATTATGTCTTAGAATAGACATAAAGTTTCATCCATGCGTAATTTATatggtgaaataacattttcttgCGGACATAAGGATCACAACTTTATCTTCgacaaggatagaagctgaagttaCGAATTAAAATTCATTCAGAATTTGCTTATGCAGCGACATCGCAAGACAAATGTGTAACTATAATTTATGTTAGAGTAAGTTATAAAGAGACATGTCATAATTACTTACTTCGGAGATAGTTGCGTTGTCCGCGGTGGTCGCATTACCCGAAGAAGAAGCGGTAGAGTTGTCAGAGGTAGTGGCATTGGTCGAAGCGCCGTTGCTGTTCCCATTCACGGCGTTCTCAATACCTTGCTGGATTCCGTTTGCAACTGTTTCTACGCCGTCTTTGATATCACTGATGATTTCTCCGATGTCAAAAAACAAGGGAGACGCAGACACCTAAAGTAAAGAGACgacaaatattaattttctttcagGACAAGTGAGAGATTAGGCTATATTCTTTCACCCACTTTCACTCTTACATACGGTAACAGTAAGTTTTTGTTATTAGGTATCACTAGATCTTTTCGcacttattttattagttttatgtCCTCCTCAAGCTCCGTAATTTTTCTGTTTTGGCTGATAATTTCGAATTACAATGACATTCGCTGATCCAAAAAAGTCTGATTAGTAAAGCAGTCAAATCTCAAAGTCTTCTCATATAAATTCCAATTTAATGCATTTACTTTAACAAGCCCAACGACCTCGTAATATAGTGTTATGGCGGAGAGCTTTAATCTAAATTCAGCTGTTCACATAAAAGCAAATATACACATACATACTTCTGCAAAAAATTTTCTGACAAGCTTGTCTTTCCTTTCACTTTCAGCAGCCATTTTAGTAATGGATTCGAAAACTGGTGTTTTCACTCTTACGTTGCGTTCACAGTGCCACGCCTTCCAGCTAGAATATTTATTGAGGTATTTGAAAACCATTAGCATATTCAACTTGAATGTAGGATTTTAGAATTCCGGTAAACTGTTCAGCATACAGATTGAGTCCGTGattgtgttacaaactttcagcgaTGATGGCGAAGGGTAAAGGTATCATTATGAGGCATGAGATCCTAGTCCAGAAACGACAGAGTTgaaagttataagagaaaatcgttctgatatctctgacagttgatcacttccactgcaagctctttgcttcccgcATTTTGAGAGGTGATTGTATGgacgtaaacaaacaaaaaattgtctgTTAAACATGGGTTGTAAACAGCATAACTTGAACACTTCTCCATCATCTATACTGTAGAACAAATCTCTTTTACTACGAGCTCTTTGTCCTCCATGTTATGAGAGGTGTAGtctgtccagtaaacatggcctctggtttgtataccttaaaagctatgaacacttgttcatctttcctgtagtgaaacaaatttcttcttctgAACATGTACTTATAGCTtttaaagtatacattttagagtCAATGTTTATTAGACCATTTTTCTAGgtttttttaatattgttttctcctaaaatatgaaaagctaagaACTTCTAGTAGAAGTGGTCTGTTGTTACATGTATCAGATAGAAGTTCCTTATACTCTTGTTTATGGACCGAAATTTCAAACTGACGCATGTATGCTTCTCCATATCTCTGAAACGTTTCAACATCATTACGGAATTACCAAGCTTATCTGCAACATAAGTAAGTTTCGTGTGAGCATATATTTTTTTGAAGAGGTACTCTTTGTAAGGAGATTAATTACCGTAACTGTGTTGTTCTTCTGGAGGAGAATCAGGCTTTTGTCATTGTAGCAGTTGTTGTTTTCTGTCGTTACAGAATGATGATATTTGCTAGCTTCAAATGTCTAATAAGCAATTTAGTTTCTGACCGTAGGAAGCATTCGAGAACAAATAATCCCATTAAACTCCTCACATGTAGCAAGAGAACTTGATCAACTAGTACAAATTGTACATGGAATAGCAGCAAAATGCGAAATATCATAGTTTATGGTAATTTGATAAGGTAGCTTTTAATGGAAGGCAAACCGATATGCAATAACACTAACCGTGTTAGTAAAGCTATGGAGAGTAATGTAGCGGCGATTCTGTGTGGCATGTTCCTGGTAGATTTTCAGTGGTACGTGACACCAGATGTCTAAGCAGGGTTACATATTTCCCGTAAATTGAGGGCCGTAGGTTTGTGGGCTTGGAGGTGTCACCCAGTCGCGTCCCTGGTTTGTTCCACTGTGTTCGTATCATGCGGGTTTGGTGGCCAATACATAACGTGAGATCACTGCCATGCCCCCAAACTATTATCGGGTAGTCTGGCCTTCTGACACGGCCAGTTGCCCTGCTGAAATGTGCTAGGGCCGTCAGGAAAGTCATGAAGCACGAAGAGATGGAAGTGATCCGTAATAACATTCACTTACTGTACTTCGACATGTAATTATTACGAAAAAATATACAACGCGTGTGTCTCTGCATGGTTAAAGTATTTAAATTCGTTTCACATTCTTGAATTCACCGCAATTCTGACTTCATGTACTCGTCTTAAGTGAGCACGTGTTATATCTTACGTTTGGATGTAAAACGGGAACTTTTTTAAATAAGGGGAAAGATACGATTTGCATACTGCTGCATCACTGCAACGGACAGTTCCCATAGTAATTGTGTCATTAGCCAAAGCCAATAATTGTGACGTAAATTTGACTTTAACTTCTAGAGCCACTGTATCTGTTGTTTCAGAGGATTCGGAATCGTGAGAAGCTACAGTGCAAGAAGATATATCTTTATTGATAGAAATAGTAAAGGATTCATGAGAACTGATTCCCATAATCGTACCAGAATTTCTGCTAAAATGGCTACTCACCTACATATACATTGAAGAGAATAGTCTTCACAAAAATAGTGCGACGAGATCAAAACATTCCAGGTAGAATTACAATCACCAAAACTCTTATAAGTGGTTTCGCCATTGTGGTGATTCAGAGGTTCAACGAAAACAAACTACTAATTGTCAGAAAAAAACAACCTCATTCGGCGAGTAGACCATCGCGCTGTTCGCAACCAAAAGCTTACGATTCAGCCTTTCTCCACATGTAAGGCGTTGTGGACATAATGCAATGGTCAGGATGGTATGGTCATAATGAAACGAAAGGTAACTGGCCGATTTCTGCGAATACATTTTAAGTGACAAA of Schistocerca serialis cubense isolate TAMUIC-IGC-003099 chromosome 2, iqSchSeri2.2, whole genome shotgun sequence contains these proteins:
- the LOC126457546 gene encoding uncharacterized protein LOC126457546 gives rise to the protein MASKLVIVVALAVVAQVSASPLFFDIGEIISDIKDGVETVANGIQQGIENAVNGNSNGASTNATTSDNSTASSSGNATTADNATISESSSSGIESMIDAITNAMNNAASTAKNVADNIFNSAEAFNDAMAAKVKDALNSMSTQLNKIESLVESAFSDAASDLADKASSAVSAMETAVAAVGNATQDNIASAEQAMQQAAAAVQALNTAAADDSSAKAQMVVSSIEEALSSTQALFDSVKSKLSSDASSSTSSDSSTSSVSSSNSTASS